From the genome of Mycoplasma anserisalpingitidis, one region includes:
- a CDS encoding energy-coupling factor transporter ATPase, whose protein sequence is MQIKIKELTHIFNKKTPLVFKALDNVSTTIEQGEYVGIIGQTGSGKTTFIEHLNALLLPDGGTIDWVFTNTKYDKKLKKDVSFIDTITVHSKTKSRQVKKSKSLRKRVGVVFQFAEYQLFKDKICDDIAFGPISFGMSKQEAYKKAEEYLELVGLPKEYMNRSPFELSGGQKRRVAIAGILAMEPDFLVVDEPTAGLDPVGVKEILEIFTKLHQQGKTIINVSHDMDNILSHSKRCILFKSGKIMRDDDTYEVLRDTKFLLENDMQPPKLFQFIDKLDEVGIKVPKVKNLEELVEYLNGGKNE, encoded by the coding sequence ATGCAAATTAAAATTAAAGAATTAACTCACATTTTCAATAAAAAAACCCCTTTAGTTTTTAAGGCTTTAGATAATGTTTCAACAACTATTGAACAAGGTGAATATGTTGGAATTATAGGTCAAACCGGTTCTGGAAAAACTACTTTTATCGAACATCTTAATGCTTTATTACTTCCTGATGGCGGAACTATTGATTGAGTTTTTACCAATACCAAGTATGATAAAAAATTAAAAAAGGATGTTTCTTTTATTGACACAATAACAGTGCATTCCAAGACTAAATCTAGACAAGTTAAAAAATCAAAATCATTAAGAAAAAGAGTTGGTGTTGTATTTCAATTTGCTGAATATCAATTATTCAAAGATAAAATTTGCGATGATATTGCTTTTGGTCCTATCTCTTTTGGGATGTCTAAACAAGAAGCTTATAAAAAAGCTGAAGAATATCTCGAATTAGTTGGGCTTCCTAAAGAATATATGAACAGATCGCCTTTTGAACTTTCTGGTGGACAAAAAAGAAGAGTTGCAATTGCTGGAATATTAGCGATGGAACCTGATTTTCTAGTTGTGGATGAACCAACCGCTGGTTTGGATCCAGTTGGAGTCAAGGAGATTTTAGAAATTTTTACTAAATTACATCAACAAGGTAAAACAATCATAAATGTATCCCATGACATGGATAATATTTTAAGTCATTCAAAAAGATGCATTTTATTTAAGTCGGGGAAAATTATGCGTGATGACGATACTTATGAAGTTTTAAGAGATACTAAATTTTTATTAGAAAATGATATGCAACCTCCAAAATTATTTCAATTCATTGATAAATTAGATGAAGTTGGAATTAAAGTTCCTAAAGTTAAAAATCTTGAAGAACTAGTGGAATACTTGAATGGAGGTAAAAATGAATAG
- a CDS encoding thymidine kinase: MFLKYPDGTLEVITGPMFAGKTEELLKRINILSIAKINTLIIKPRFDTRFSFDNIVSRNGKFVKAINIEKPSEILEHFDKSFKSVAIDEVHFFDDEIIDVINKLTNNGVRVIVSGLDMDYMMRPFGVVPKLLAIADEVSKLKSVCVVCHSAAAFSFRKDNSTEIRLLGDNEYEARCRHCHVLGTKIKKGRL; encoded by the coding sequence ATGTTTTTGAAATATCCTGATGGAACTTTAGAAGTAATTACTGGCCCTATGTTTGCTGGTAAAACAGAAGAATTATTAAAACGAATAAATATTCTAAGTATTGCTAAAATCAATACATTAATTATAAAACCTAGATTTGATACAAGATTTTCGTTTGACAATATTGTAAGTAGAAATGGTAAATTTGTAAAAGCTATAAATATTGAAAAACCTAGTGAAATTTTGGAACACTTTGACAAATCATTTAAATCAGTAGCAATTGACGAAGTTCACTTTTTTGATGATGAAATCATAGATGTTATAAATAAACTTACAAATAATGGTGTAAGAGTTATTGTTAGTGGTTTAGATATGGATTACATGATGAGACCATTTGGTGTTGTTCCTAAATTATTAGCTATCGCGGATGAGGTTTCAAAATTAAAATCTGTTTGCGTTGTTTGTCACTCTGCTGCTGCATTTTCTTTTAGAAAAGATAATTCAACAGAAATTAGATTACTAGGCGATAATGAATATGAAGCTCGTTGCAGACATTGCCATGTTTTAGGTACAAAAATAAAAAAAGGTAGATTATAA
- a CDS encoding energy-coupling factor transporter ATPase translates to MIELKNVTFGYNSSLPPVLKDVSFKIESGQYVAILGHNGSGKSTLSKIMSALIKPNSGSVSVDGIEYSRENKKKIREKVGIIFQNPDSQFIGSTVEDDIAFGLENNQIPTSEMRSLVEKYAEKVGMIKFLDREPEFLSGGQKQRVAIASVLALNPEIIIFDEVTSMLDPKGKSMVLQIIKELQATRKKTLISITHDMDEAILADYCLVFSQGQLIAQGSPKEILSNNHIIELAKIDSPFIFKLSQKLNGVEPTYNEKELINQLCKLKLKN, encoded by the coding sequence ATGATTGAATTAAAAAATGTTACTTTTGGATATAATAGCTCATTACCACCAGTGTTAAAAGATGTTTCTTTTAAAATTGAAAGCGGTCAATATGTTGCTATTTTAGGGCACAATGGTTCAGGTAAAAGTACTTTATCTAAAATTATGTCTGCTTTAATTAAACCTAACAGTGGAAGTGTTAGCGTAGATGGGATTGAATACTCACGCGAAAATAAAAAGAAAATTCGTGAAAAAGTGGGTATTATTTTTCAAAATCCTGATAGTCAGTTTATTGGTTCAACTGTTGAAGATGACATTGCTTTTGGGTTAGAAAATAATCAAATTCCAACTAGCGAAATGAGAAGTCTTGTTGAAAAATATGCAGAAAAAGTCGGAATGATCAAATTTTTAGATAGAGAACCTGAGTTTCTTAGTGGTGGTCAGAAACAAAGGGTTGCAATCGCTTCAGTTCTTGCGTTAAACCCCGAAATAATTATTTTTGACGAAGTAACATCAATGCTTGATCCTAAAGGTAAATCTATGGTTCTTCAAATTATCAAAGAACTACAAGCGACAAGAAAAAAAACTCTAATTTCAATCACTCATGATATGGATGAAGCTATTTTAGCTGATTATTGTCTTGTTTTTAGTCAAGGACAATTGATTGCGCAAGGTTCACCTAAAGAAATATTAAGTAACAATCACATTATCGAATTAGCTAAAATTGATTCACCTTTTATTTTTAAATTAAGTCAAAAACTTAATGGAGTTGAACCAACATACAATGAAAAGGAGTTAATTAATCAACTATGCAAATTAAAATTAAAGAATTAA
- the whiA gene encoding DNA-binding protein WhiA has product MKKEFSFAQEIKLEIIDNQKLPKNIKSFIKGFIFSGAKIIDDEYVCIIRNKIYLEKIINLLKIIKIEFTVQNTKLSINKKYFKNESINYPSSYFAGVFFSSGSCFNKNSTSYHLEFSCYYEKNMNVLIEKLNSYDFDFHILNRNNKFTAYIKKIDKICEFLLAIEAKKAYFSLQDVKIERDLENTINRVNNIDFSNLTKVAKSSINHIKMINFIFENNLEGYFNQNQLVFFNIKLEHPELSLQNISEILENEYNIFISKGGLNHWINKLKSVYDNYK; this is encoded by the coding sequence ATGAAAAAAGAATTCAGCTTTGCACAAGAGATTAAACTTGAAATAATTGATAATCAAAAATTACCTAAAAATATTAAATCTTTCATCAAAGGATTTATATTCTCGGGTGCAAAAATAATTGATGATGAGTACGTTTGTATAATTAGAAATAAAATATATTTAGAAAAAATAATAAATTTACTAAAGATTATTAAAATAGAATTTACTGTCCAAAACACTAAATTATCAATTAATAAAAAATATTTTAAAAATGAGTCAATCAATTATCCTTCAAGTTATTTTGCTGGTGTTTTCTTTTCTAGTGGAAGTTGTTTTAATAAAAATAGCACTTCTTATCATTTGGAATTTAGTTGTTATTACGAAAAAAATATGAACGTTTTAATTGAAAAACTAAATTCATATGATTTTGATTTTCATATTTTAAATAGAAACAATAAATTTACTGCATATATAAAAAAAATTGACAAAATTTGTGAGTTTTTACTTGCTATTGAAGCAAAAAAAGCATATTTTTCTCTTCAAGATGTAAAAATTGAACGTGATTTAGAAAATACAATTAATAGAGTTAATAATATCGATTTCTCAAATTTGACTAAAGTAGCTAAATCATCAATAAATCATATTAAAATGATTAATTTCATTTTTGAAAATAATTTAGAAGGTTATTTTAATCAAAATCAATTAGTTTTCTTCAATATAAAATTAGAGCACCCTGAACTTTCATTGCAAAATATTTCTGAAATATTAGAAAATGAATATAACATATTCATCTCCAAAGGTGGATTAAACCATTGAATTAACAAACTTAAATCTGTTTATGATAATTATAAATAA
- a CDS encoding phosphatidylinositol-specific phospholipase C domain-containing protein, with protein sequence MKYKKSILALTPISLLTPLIASSVIVEQNVSYTDANDTHSYYYNSTKLNLNDWMSSVPGWKKLGDLSIPGTHDSGMFDGTGPAYFFGKAWAKTQSLNWSQQLKQGIRFFDIRVNDEMWIKHGRTFANGQSLSTFLDAMVDFLKQHPKETIIFRVKDEDISTPSNPNLDFVRKMRERFESTLSNEKYLPYMFKNTEKRLDLNPTLNELRGKIFVYNHMHHNISEDIRFGTLWNSPFNKMSAQDFYDFEEGIKFEFIKEFIQSAEKQKNGNNIYMNFVSRAAGKRIWDTSSPMNKKVLNYLNTEAKDFNKLGVLIFDYPGDSLVHRVVKSNYYISDEEISRGVLGKNNTTFNINYAYDYTNKINFSSDFSQNTYVDLYIDGVLKLKKYSVPNNSKVITLPNSEKLVYGQKIKIESYKLIQGNIYYPERKYNVITSEKTVEPYPPYISTIETTKSKIINALNNIEDSSIKNKIRELIQQLYLSKLENLYTRKIANLENINLVSSIGAESNKLLNDMSLVSSLLNEVEIFNGSLSLINNIFSEQIIEQIKQNVEIILKNINTIVQNSFDFSKSNITLEKLNNEFEFNKEFFNIFKKINSSWINIEEFFKTNNPFNWLDYSNIFTSLKNKQSEIINHFNKSLSDKNVSNLESNGFILNNKIKSELDHFKNVISAYDKEKISKLFNNQVKLIQKLFNEYANSLTIDIAVLGTRIGNLVLVKEKIDNVFVKYDELIKQSWFNNVDQELINKLKIDYSSLSELFNEGYLEENAIDPDYISNKITILNETIDSIYQKNLEFEEFKRKVMSDLRLNNGIIKYIKADYLVKLEKTRTVEEINSLISECNTLNTQKLGLLNNYNLTGFKASELIKNELLLSVSETKLNQILLEKAKKMEDLIIELKSLSQRWLKVLGLKQFEEIIIEPYNVDQETKNDYEKSIKLVVNSINTLSEIGTNEELTEIINQYKGSESQFVKYDYFDKKLESTRNILNISNISKKQKRTYLASLNNTSYINDLVLIENKINNSKIKVQKLNDIPIYNENSELSVKLINLKDEIIDDLEYDNFYNVVLTPLNEVITELRNKVNSTNNIKTSWNYKNADPSLKKEFESSLENASLLVNEIDINLINNQLKMLNNSINNLNGDFRFNELLNQVLNIVNNETILNNSTRNDIIKVAKEYQDINELSYYRSKVEKFINSLNKLREIKDNSLKVLSDYNYIDADDEIKNEYNLQITEIDSILSNQNNFNDEYFNNVIQKYNKSHLKLNGNVKLILFKREKNKYLTENNITLFVDVIEKFKTELNSDDINNLTSANSKWNEIYNKVNVISNINKTLSEFNVNYITYTFRDNFVNRINVELNVEKLDKIYNELLEVKKKFDELVYEIEYDKDFKNTQDYDKLNQKEKEKYEIVLTNSIEYLKSNFDTDNLAMYINNLRNSRIHVPNIIPIIPLKPAKPIEKTTYIYFIYKETNEENNQEIEHIIGDVIEIKSNDFENFDYKQFIPEGFELSEQFYIIKGQKNNIYLNLRITVNEPAVSEPSNPIIPVEPDKEESLNENVSSDDNVGVEIPENNETFDPVIPEIPENSENSNGNINTDNDGDVEKPESNNESENNDLSTPEKPINPDSEDQKDEIEEPNNDVETPSDDSDSESSLEQPSTSEDSEENNTTEKPINPDSEDQKDEIEEPNNDVETPSDDSDSESSLEQPSTSEDSEENNTPEKPINPDSEDQKDEIEEPNKDVETPSDDSDSESSLEQPSTSEDSKENNTPETPAVSDETNKNDENINSEIPSISKNVEGNKVKILVGIIAGFASLLFISVSTFFGVKNGWFKNLLRKFKK encoded by the coding sequence ATGAAGTATAAAAAATCAATTTTAGCATTAACACCTATTTCTTTATTAACACCATTAATTGCTTCTTCAGTTATTGTTGAACAAAATGTATCTTACACTGATGCAAATGACACTCATTCATATTATTACAATTCAACAAAATTGAATTTAAATGATTGAATGTCTTCTGTTCCAGGTTGAAAAAAACTCGGAGATTTAAGTATACCTGGAACTCATGATTCAGGTATGTTTGATGGTACTGGCCCAGCTTATTTCTTTGGTAAAGCTTGAGCTAAAACTCAATCTCTAAATTGATCTCAACAACTAAAACAAGGAATTAGATTTTTTGATATTAGAGTTAATGATGAAATGTGAATAAAACACGGTAGAACATTTGCTAATGGTCAAAGTTTATCTACTTTTCTAGATGCTATGGTTGATTTTTTGAAGCAACATCCTAAAGAAACTATCATCTTTAGGGTTAAGGATGAAGATATAAGTACTCCAAGTAATCCTAATCTAGATTTTGTTAGAAAAATGAGAGAACGTTTTGAATCTACTTTGTCTAATGAAAAATATCTCCCTTATATGTTCAAAAACACTGAAAAAAGATTAGATCTCAATCCAACTTTAAATGAATTGAGGGGAAAAATCTTTGTTTATAATCATATGCACCATAATATTTCAGAGGATATTAGATTTGGAACATTATGAAATAGTCCATTTAACAAAATGTCTGCTCAAGATTTTTATGATTTTGAAGAAGGTATAAAATTCGAATTTATAAAGGAATTTATTCAAAGTGCTGAAAAGCAAAAAAATGGTAATAATATTTATATGAATTTTGTCAGTCGTGCTGCCGGCAAAAGAATCTGAGACACTTCAAGTCCAATGAATAAAAAAGTATTAAACTATTTAAATACCGAAGCAAAAGATTTTAATAAACTTGGAGTATTGATTTTTGACTACCCAGGAGATTCACTAGTTCATAGAGTTGTGAAATCTAATTACTATATTAGCGATGAAGAAATTTCAAGAGGTGTTTTAGGAAAAAACAACACAACTTTTAATATAAATTATGCTTATGATTACACTAATAAAATAAATTTTAGTTCTGATTTTAGTCAAAATACTTATGTTGATTTATATATTGATGGTGTATTGAAATTAAAGAAGTATAGTGTACCAAATAACTCTAAAGTAATAACCTTACCTAATTCTGAAAAATTAGTTTATGGTCAAAAAATTAAGATTGAATCGTATAAATTAATACAAGGAAATATTTATTATCCTGAACGTAAGTATAATGTAATAACTTCTGAGAAAACAGTCGAACCATATCCACCTTATATTTCAACAATTGAAACAACTAAAAGTAAAATCATTAATGCTCTTAATAATATTGAAGATTCAAGTATTAAAAATAAAATTAGAGAACTTATTCAACAACTTTATCTATCTAAATTGGAGAATTTGTATACTAGAAAAATAGCTAACCTTGAAAATATTAATTTAGTAAGCTCTATTGGAGCCGAGTCAAATAAATTATTAAATGATATGAGTTTAGTTTCGAGTTTATTGAATGAAGTTGAAATATTTAATGGAAGTTTAAGTTTAATTAACAATATATTTAGTGAACAAATAATAGAACAAATCAAACAAAATGTTGAAATTATATTGAAAAATATAAATACAATAGTTCAAAATTCTTTTGACTTTAGTAAGTCAAATATTACTTTAGAAAAGTTAAATAATGAATTTGAGTTTAATAAAGAGTTTTTTAACATATTCAAAAAAATTAATAGTAGTTGAATAAATATAGAAGAATTTTTTAAAACTAATAACCCTTTTAATTGACTAGATTATTCAAATATTTTTACTTCACTTAAAAACAAACAAAGTGAAATAATTAATCACTTCAATAAATCTTTAAGTGATAAAAATGTTTCAAATTTAGAGTCTAATGGTTTTATATTAAATAATAAAATTAAATCTGAATTAGATCATTTTAAAAATGTCATTTCAGCATATGACAAAGAAAAAATTTCTAAACTTTTTAATAATCAAGTAAAGTTAATTCAAAAACTTTTTAATGAATATGCAAACAGCTTAACCATAGATATAGCTGTTTTAGGAACAAGAATTGGAAATTTAGTTCTTGTAAAAGAAAAAATCGATAATGTATTTGTTAAATATGATGAGTTGATTAAACAAAGTTGATTTAATAATGTTGACCAAGAATTAATTAATAAATTGAAAATAGATTATTCTAGCTTGAGCGAATTATTTAATGAAGGTTATTTAGAGGAAAATGCTATTGATCCTGATTATATATCTAATAAAATTACTATTTTAAATGAAACTATAGATTCAATTTACCAAAAAAATCTTGAATTTGAAGAATTTAAAAGAAAAGTTATGTCTGATTTAAGACTAAATAATGGAATTATAAAATATATCAAAGCAGATTATTTAGTTAAACTTGAAAAAACAAGAACTGTTGAAGAAATTAATTCATTAATTAGTGAATGTAATACTTTAAATACACAAAAATTAGGGTTGTTAAATAACTATAATTTAACTGGATTTAAAGCTAGCGAATTAATTAAGAATGAACTTTTATTAAGTGTTTCTGAAACTAAATTAAATCAAATATTACTTGAAAAAGCCAAAAAAATGGAAGATTTAATAATTGAACTCAAATCATTGTCACAAAGATGATTAAAAGTTTTGGGTTTAAAACAATTTGAAGAAATAATCATAGAACCATATAATGTTGATCAAGAAACTAAAAATGATTATGAAAAATCAATTAAATTAGTAGTAAATTCAATTAATACTCTTTCTGAAATTGGTACAAATGAAGAATTAACTGAAATAATCAATCAGTATAAGGGTTCTGAGAGTCAATTTGTAAAATATGACTATTTTGATAAAAAATTGGAATCGACAAGAAATATTTTAAACATTTCAAATATTAGCAAAAAGCAAAAAAGGACATATTTAGCAAGTTTAAATAATACTTCATATATAAATGATTTAGTTTTAATTGAAAATAAAATTAATAATTCAAAAATTAAAGTTCAAAAATTAAACGACATTCCAATTTACAATGAAAATTCTGAATTGAGTGTTAAATTAATTAACTTAAAAGATGAAATAATTGATGATTTAGAGTATGATAATTTCTATAATGTTGTTTTAACACCGCTTAATGAAGTTATAACAGAATTAAGAAATAAAGTTAATAGTACAAATAACATTAAAACAAGCTGGAATTATAAAAATGCCGATCCATCTCTTAAAAAAGAGTTTGAATCTAGTCTAGAAAATGCATCCTTATTAGTAAATGAAATTGATATTAACTTAATCAATAACCAACTTAAAATGTTGAATAATTCAATTAATAATCTTAATGGTGATTTTCGTTTCAATGAATTATTAAATCAAGTTTTAAATATTGTTAATAATGAAACCATTTTAAATAATTCAACTCGTAATGATATTATTAAAGTTGCAAAAGAATACCAAGATATTAATGAACTTAGTTATTATAGAAGCAAAGTCGAAAAATTCATAAATAGCCTTAATAAATTGAGAGAAATTAAGGACAATAGTTTAAAAGTATTGTCTGATTACAATTACATTGATGCTGATGATGAAATCAAAAATGAATACAATTTACAAATTACAGAAATCGATTCAATTTTAAGTAACCAGAATAATTTTAATGATGAATACTTTAACAACGTAATCCAAAAATATAACAAAAGTCATCTGAAATTAAATGGGAATGTTAAATTAATTTTATTTAAGAGAGAAAAAAATAAATATTTAACAGAAAATAATATTACATTATTCGTTGATGTGATTGAAAAATTCAAAACAGAATTAAACTCTGATGATATAAATAATTTAACATCCGCGAATAGTAAGTGAAATGAAATTTACAATAAGGTTAACGTAATAAGTAATATTAATAAAACATTAAGTGAATTCAATGTAAATTATATAACTTATACTTTTAGGGATAATTTTGTTAATCGAATTAATGTAGAACTTAATGTTGAAAAATTAGATAAAATCTATAATGAATTATTAGAAGTAAAGAAAAAATTTGACGAATTAGTTTACGAAATCGAATATGATAAAGATTTTAAAAACACTCAAGATTATGATAAATTAAATCAAAAAGAAAAAGAGAAATACGAAATTGTCTTAACAAATTCTATAGAATATCTTAAAAGTAATTTTGACACCGATAACTTGGCAATGTATATAAATAATTTAAGAAATTCTAGAATTCATGTTCCAAATATTATTCCTATAATTCCGTTAAAACCTGCTAAACCAATTGAAAAAACAACCTATATTTATTTTATTTACAAAGAAACAAATGAAGAAAATAATCAAGAAATTGAACATATAATTGGTGATGTTATTGAAATCAAGTCGAATGATTTTGAAAATTTTGATTATAAACAGTTTATTCCAGAAGGTTTTGAGCTAAGTGAACAATTTTATATAATTAAAGGACAAAAAAATAATATTTATTTGAATTTGCGTATTACAGTAAATGAACCTGCGGTTAGCGAACCAAGCAATCCAATAATTCCTGTTGAACCAGATAAAGAAGAAAGTTTGAACGAGAATGTAAGCAGTGATGATAATGTGGGCGTAGAAATACCTGAAAATAATGAAACCTTTGATCCGGTTATTCCTGAAATTCCAGAGAATTCTGAAAACTCGAATGGAAATATAAACACTGATAATGATGGGGATGTCGAAAAACCCGAAAGTAATAATGAATCAGAAAATAATGATTTATCTACTCCAGAAAAACCAATAAATCCTGATAGTGAAGATCAAAAAGATGAAATAGAAGAGCCTAATAATGATGTTGAAACACCTTCTGATGATTCCGACAGTGAAAGTTCATTAGAACAACCTTCAACATCCGAAGATTCGGAAGAAAACAATACTACAGAAAAACCAATAAATCCTGATAGTGAAGATCAAAAAGATGAAATAGAAGAACCTAATAATGATGTTGAAACACCTTCTGATGATTCCGACAGTGAAAGTTCATTAGAACAACCTTCAACATCCGAAGATTCGGAAGAAAACAATACTCCAGAAAAACCAATAAATCCTGATAGTGAAGATCAAAAAGATGAAATAGAAGAACCTAATAAAGATGTTGAAACACCTTCTGATGATTCCGACAGTGAAAGTTCATTAGAACAACCTTCAACATCTGAAGATTCGAAAGAAAACAATACTCCAGAAACACCTGCTGTTTCTGATGAAACAAATAAAAACGATGAAAATATCAATTCTGAAATACCTTCAATTTCTAAAAATGTTGAAGGTAATAAAGTAAAAATTCTAGTTGGTATTATTGCAGGATTTGCAAGCTTATTATTCATTTCTGTTTCTACATTTTTTGGAGTTAAGAATGGATGATTTAAAAACTTATTAAGAAAATTTAAAAAATAG
- a CDS encoding ribonuclease HII: protein MNKIEAELWNEFNSIIGVDEVGRGCIAGPLVVASVIFPKNYSNSQINDSKKLTKSKREILFQQIINDCLYYKIIFIDVEKVEELNPKQASIIGMREVIKPFLGEVDLILTDFEKVNLATNKIKEINLVKGDSKSITIAAASILAKVSRDNFMIENSKKYPEFNWESNYGYGTKSHIDAIKKYGYTKMHRKTFEPIKSMIKENIITKYNS from the coding sequence ATGAACAAAATTGAAGCAGAATTATGAAATGAATTTAACTCAATAATAGGTGTAGATGAAGTTGGAAGGGGATGTATTGCTGGTCCGCTTGTTGTAGCGAGTGTAATATTCCCTAAAAATTATTCTAATAGTCAAATAAATGACTCTAAAAAATTAACTAAAAGCAAACGTGAAATACTTTTTCAACAAATAATTAATGATTGTTTATATTACAAAATAATTTTTATCGATGTAGAAAAAGTTGAAGAATTAAATCCCAAACAAGCATCGATAATCGGTATGAGGGAAGTTATTAAACCTTTTTTAGGTGAAGTAGATTTAATTTTAACTGATTTTGAAAAAGTTAATTTAGCTACTAATAAAATAAAAGAAATAAATCTAGTTAAAGGTGATAGCAAATCAATTACAATTGCAGCAGCAAGTATTCTAGCGAAAGTTTCTAGAGATAATTTTATGATTGAAAACTCAAAAAAATATCCGGAATTTAATTGAGAAAGTAATTATGGTTATGGTACAAAAAGCCACATTGATGCAATTAAAAAATATGGATACACCAAAATGCATAGAAAAACTTTTGAACCTATAAAATCTATGATAAAAGAAAATATTATAACAAAATACAATTCTTAA